The DNA window ttgtATAAAGTTGTCTTTCAGAACTAACTGAAGACTGTTAAAAAtagcaaaattttctagtatcGAAAATATGTAGGTTTGCAGTAATTCCTTCATGTAGTGGTGGCCAAATGCTAATTATTTTATGCAAGGTCAAAATTGCAACAAAGCAATTGATATTGCTCACAAGATGCAATATGCACACAGCGTCTAATTGTCGTGCCACCAGAAATGTTGCCATTACCTTTGCTATGCatacttttgtgttttcaatTGAGGGACACCAATATAGATGCTCCATAGGAAACTGTTGTGTATtagtgaaaatatcaaaatatgctaattttggCCACTAGGGGGTGCTGTTCAGAAGCAGATATTTGATTAGCATACTTTGACAACCATCCTGGTCAAGCACTATATGTTTGCTTGTTTTTCAGCGGTGTATTTTTTGGGCACCCTTGAAATTCTAGTGTGCATTATTTTGCTACTTCATTCACTGCCACATCTCGATTATCCAGACTCACTCACAACTGGTAATGCATTCCCTTTTTCCAAACTCTGGGGCAAAGCTTTGAAAACAGCAGCAGCAACCCAATCATGGCTGCAAAGATAGCCTGAACAAAATTCCCTAAGTGAAATTACAGGGTGAAAACTCTGGCCATGAGTATTCGTGTCTCATCTTCCACAAGTTATTGGTACAATTATCGGTGAACAAAGTGAAAGTATAGATTTGATCTTCAACAAACACATTACAACAAAGACTCATAGTGTTTTCAATGACCCTTACCCATCTCCTCTTATCAAGAATTAAATAACTAGGAATGGTAGATACTGCACTGTAGTAGCTAAAACAACCTggttaaattgcactttgttcCAGCCACTATCTCAGAGCTGCAACCACAGTCATTGTTGTGGACTTATTTTTAACCATCGtattatgtttgttttcagttttgtgtttttatctgTGTGAACCATCATTTTAATTCCCTCCTAGTAATTCTGATTCTGTTAATTTGTTAAAATTCTTTTACATGGTTCATGTTTAAAATAAACAGCTGATAAAACCGAAAACAAATCCGGATTTGTTCTCATTCCATGAGACTTTCTAAAATCATAGATGGCCATCATCTTAAAATCCATCCATCTAGAAGGCAATTTCCAGACTTCCCCCAGAATTTGCGAGCAACCAGCaaggagtctgggtaactaagaccTAGACTACTGTGACTACAAACTACCCTGCAGTCAGTGTCCACTATTTTGATCATGTTAAGCCTACAATTTCCCTATCACTTTCGCTTGAAATTGACTACCAAGGGGTAAAAAGCATTGTATTATGAGGAGTACACAACACCTCCTGCAGTGTCTTGATTAACTGTGATGGTATACCTTGGTGGTAGGTCTGCATATGGATCTTTCTTTTTTGGTTCTTTAGGTACATCATCTTCATCTTTTTCTTCAGCCTCTGGCTTTTGTTTCTTTTCGTGTTTTTTTGGCTGCTGTTTCTTTTCttccttcttctttttttctttcttgtcCTCCCCGGCACCCTGCATTTCTTTGAATTTTTTAGCTACAATAGAACAAAGCGAAAGAAACCAGGTTAAAGAAATGGGGACAAAACATCATTTGTCCACACCAAATTATCGTGAATCCCTCCCCTCCTGGAACACCTCACATTTTTGACAACTCCCCTCCTCCTCTACAGTAAATGTTATCGTCAATTTCTCCCACTGGACCTGCCATAATACTCGTCTTTCCCTCCTCTTATCCAAACTAAATGTTGATGGCCTTACATAACTGTGCTCTTCTTACTTTCCAATGTTGTTGGCTTATAGTACCGTCAAATTAGCACAATCCCACTTTTCCTCCAATACTGATCACCAGTCATCAAAATTGTGCAATCCCTCCCCCTTATGAAGTTGCACAATCCCCTCCCCTCCACGACGATCTTATCACATTAACTGTGCAATCTCTCCATTCAAACAATGACGGCAACTATACAACATGTCCTTCTCTTCTCCCCATTGCTGATAACCTACCTTCAAAACCTGCCACCCCACATCCAATAATGCAGACCTACCCATCAAACTATCCTTCAGTCCCTCCAAAATTGATATCTGACATCAAGTTCTGGCAGCCCTCCCCTTCATTAGTGTAGACCTACCTTTCAAACTGCGCAGTCCCCTACAAAGTTGACCACCTACCGTCAAACTGTGCCATCTTCTCACATAGCTGAACATCGCCAATGACAGTTTTGAATTCTTTCTGGTTAATGAGTGTAGTAAACCATCTATTTACATTACAGTAGGCCTTACGGAAATCTCCATCTAAAACCTGAAATATAGAAAGGTGACATCATTACAGTCCATTTCCCTAGACtgagtcaaagctattaaatgaactatcaagatcagtgagcctgatcacaaggtttcatgttgagatagtcACCcaaaaagataacacacaaacatcacttacactatgtgggctctgtatttagttaatgatataaacagtaacagcatgcacactactacacagggtataatctgttgaagttcaaacaaaatccatggtcagcagtcagtgaaagttggtagaatcttAAAGTTAACACATACTCTATTcccatattacatgtgtacctaACAATGCAGTCAATACACTGAAACAGTTTTCCCgcatattattttcaattttatggCTTTCCATAGGGACTCTGTATATGAGTATGTGTTTACACTTTAacagattctaccaactttcactgtCTGCTGACCATGGATCTTGTTTGAACCTGTATCTATGTCACtgcagtgcttgaaatatgagtcaaaaaatTCCAATGCCATTATCTTTTCCAGATTTTTCATGAATTACACTTGAGAAGGTATAATTAgatcattccccaatatttttcttcattcagctgtaaaatactcatgacctataggtttgtcactacttgtctggAACTtggtgacaaggccccttaggtcacttgtattttcctagGTTGAACGAAGACAAGTATTcaggaataatatctaaatatcttCAAAAATTGACCATAAACCCACAAATTTACAGCTATTACAAGAAATCATACCAATGGTggatgactatttatctgaaggtaataagtacttaggagtcatgaatatatattgttaaACCAGTATGTCTGCAaaatcccatgatgcaacagtggacCACTATGAGAACAATGAAAGTGAAacaagagtttcaatttggtgtttcttggtaatcgggtgaaattcatgttatatgaaataatgaaatgactccagcacccaaagtttatgaagaTACCTTTagttcctggagtggtgttccccctTTTAACATGTTGTAGATGATGGCTTCTATACATTGGTTGGTTTGTAATTCTTACCTGTCTATAGAGCATGAGCAGATTACATGCTGTAGTGATATCAGCCAGGGTTACACGCTCCCCAACAAGGTAAGTTCTGGTTTTCAGGTGTTCATTCAGAACATTCAAGATCTTCTTGACATCATCCTTTGCACGCTCAGAGTTCTAAGATTGGACATTTCAGAAGGGGGTGAAAAATAATGATTACCTTTCTATCCATCACACTCCGCACATGTGGGATTCCATTGTTGTGTCACATGACCAACCAAGGACATCTGACTGATAAACAAGTCCATGATGTGGAAAAAAGCTTCCGATTTGCTTTGGAAAACTTCCAAGAGTTTCTTAGTTAAACTTGTACatcacatatttttaaaattaatgagCACTGACAGAGGCTATCCCGGTAGCTAAGCTGTATCCAGACAGACAGtgtgcatacatatatgcactTGGAAAGCGTAACTAATATGTTCTGGTGACTTGGTTTACGATAACACTGCCTGAAGACTGACTAATGTATCTAAGCATGAGTGAAAATGCAGACACATTCCACATCCATATTTATGCAGTCAAACCAATCCCACGACAATTACACAACCTGCTACacatgtgaatgtgaatgtttttTCCTTAATGACTTGCCTGCTTGTTGTACTGCATGATTCCCAATGTTGGAAACACCCATGTTGCTGCTGCTGGTAATATTTCACTGTCAGCAAAGTTCACCCACTGGAGTACCTGGGCCTGGTCACAACAGTTAGCACCACGAAGGGTTTCGTTAGCAACtagaaaaatgaacaatttaaaTTGACATCAAAATTCTGAACACATGGCTCCATTTGAAAAGATACAGTTCAGATAGAAACTTTAGTATCATGTTGCATCATGCTACTGAAAACAATCTAACATAACATCAACTTTTTGGGGCAATATATTCTGTTAGCAAACATGCTTAAAATGCTATCCTTTCTATTATAGGGAAACAAAAGCATTCAACATCAGCACAACACTTGTTCTACTACAATgctaaatatacatatattttgatttcatttgcatatcactagaCCATAGAATTTTATTCCAGACATTGCATTCTTTTCTGTATTAGTTGCACATAACATAAACACTGACAGAATTTACAATGTGCAACTTTCTTCTGCTACCTTTGAACTTTCTGATGCCATATTGTTTGAAGTTGTGCAATCCATGTTAGTGTGGTTTTACTGTCTCTCCAGGTGTCTATCATTCAAAGACATCTGACACCAAATTGTGATGGTCtttgttatttaatttttttctaacatttttttctctttgtgtACCCTATCTTGCCATTGTTTCTAAAGCCTGCACATTTCCATATCCACAGCTCAACCCTTTCATTTTTTCTAATTATTTAGTAGTTATTTTTTTCAGGGCACCTTCTACTCATGTACTATgtatctttgtaatgttttggATTGGCGTACGTATGTCTGCGTTAGATTGTTCTCGTATATTAATTGCTTATCTATGCATTTCACTCTTTTGTATgccattttgtatttaaatgttGGAGAATGACAACATTgtaatcagtgtgccctctaatgattgatagctaaattttgttgttgtgagtcaaaatgagaaaaactggcatttcttgtgagtcaccacatagtaagagataggagaacaccaaattttggtgtgtcactagaaattaggtgggtcagtggtgcatcaaattggcttagagggaaCACTGATTGTAATCCTTGCAACGTGTAATATGTACTCACCATAGTAAGCAATGGCATTACTTTCAGAGAGACATGTACCGTCAGCAGCTTCATAGGCTGGGACCTGAAAGACCATCATAACAGAAACATAACGATTACACTCTGATGTTATACAGATCATAAAAGAGATcttgaacat is part of the Glandiceps talaboti chromosome 2, keGlaTala1.1, whole genome shotgun sequence genome and encodes:
- the LOC144448995 gene encoding elongation factor 1-gamma-like, whose product is MAAGTLYTYPDNFRAYKVQIAAEYSGTRLKVVSEPPEFKLGETNKSDAFLSKFPVGKVPAYEAADGTCLSESNAIAYYVANETLRGANCCDQAQVLQWVNFADSEILPAAATWVFPTLGIMQYNKQNSERAKDDVKKILNVLNEHLKTRTYLVGERVTLADITTACNLLMLYRQVLDGDFRKAYCNVNRWFTTLINQKEFKTVIGDVQLCEKMAQFDAKKFKEMQGAGEDKKEKKKKEEKKQQPKKHEKKQKPEAEEKDEDDVPKEPKKKDPYADLPPSKFDMDAWKRCYSNNDTITVAIPYFWEHIDKEGYSFWFCEYDYAKDLERVFQSCNLIGGMFQRLDKLRKTAFASVLLFGEDFNSTISGVWLMRGQTLAFELNEDWTTDSASYTWTKMNPDDPKDKKKIEDYFSWEGDFDGKKLNQGKVFK